The following coding sequences lie in one Chanos chanos chromosome 4, fChaCha1.1, whole genome shotgun sequence genomic window:
- the LOC115809269 gene encoding kinase D-interacting substrate of 220 kDa B-like has protein sequence MENKTVSKSIPTTKDVEPLLEIDGDVRSFEVFLSSRTPVLAARDIRTFLPCTVNLDPKLREIIADVRAAREQMNMGGVTYPTLPLQEGGQRASSIYSQHSSACSPTASYTGPYNPPGVSPQPHSSYYSGMAGPQHPFYNRPYFPHHVYQLPRPYAGSSFPAQALPPPRPLIKPGFPRDPSSGLCKVPSLKKKQSGSIAGIFRDAWNTSNMPSLSGFSMSTDVVCERLKLIEGIDQSMLAQYTATVKKANINGRVLSQCNLDELKKEMSMNFGDWQLFRGTVMELRHVENQVLHEEAPSEQGSCVAPHGEPGRRPGPGQHGGVGHSDTSPMYSFNLSFEELTNVGLDEPTRHANPPWMTTTHRTPSMSSLNSQESSNDICKLTDKQQAEYRNAYQEYIAQMAQLESSGSTAEKPVQPHPNQFKHSGSDDKAKDGGEQDSRKSFSKRSGGKPAADATDYASAEAATLDPITEEDEKPDHGSSKSLLGRKTSGEKVGLFQGADLKLKAGGGLRYQKLTSDDEESEESDNAPLLKDGKKPDTKETEGEDRSLAKGKEYLSDGMLDKKDSSDSGVRSSESSPNHSLQDEEADLSQSERTNLIELDEETVTRMSICSEDQCSLLASSPEESWPSSKSYNLNRTPSNTTLNNNTNAQQSNRPRQPAETSSTTTTSTSTTGSEVIVNPSPSTTNATQNENVRVVHLKRGLNPGVPPEICTVSSDTVTFGEERESIL, from the exons ATGGAAAACAAGAC AGTTTCCAAGAGCATTCCCACCACCAAAGACGTGGAGCCTCTGTTGGAGATCGATGGAGACGTGCGAAGCTTCGAGGTGTTCCTGTCCTCCAGAACCCCGGTCCTCGCCGCCCGTGACATCCGAACCTTCCTGCCCTGCACGGTTAACCTCGACCCCAAACTCAGAGAGATCATAGCAG ACGTGCGTGCTGCCCGGGAGCAAATGAACATGGGAGGTGTCACCTATCCCACACTGCCCCTGCAGGAGGGAGGACAACGCGCAAGCTCCATCTACAGCCAGCACTCCTCCGCCTGCTCCCCCACCGCCTCCTACACTGGTCCCTACAACCCGCCCGGAGTGTCCCCCCAACCCCACAGCAGCTACTACAGCGGCATGGCCGGCCCCCAGCACCCCTTCTACAACAGG CCATATTTCCCCCACCATGTATACCAGCTGCCCCGGCCCTACGCTGGCAGCAGCTTCCCTGCCCAAGCACTTCCACCACCTCGCCCACTCATTAAACCCGGCTTCCCCAGGGACCCTAGCAGTGGACTC TGTAAGGTACCGTCTTTGAAAAAGAAGCAG TCTGGCAGCATCGCTGGAATTTTCAGAGATGCCTGGAATACCAGCAACATGCCAAGTCTGTCCGGATT TTCCATGAGCACCGATGTGGTGTGTGAGCGCCTCAAACTGATCGAGGGAATCGACCAGAGCATGCTGGCCCAGTACACAGCCACCGTTAAAAAG GCTAATATCAATGGCAGAGTTTTGTCCCAGTGTAACCTAGATGAACTGAAGAAGGAGATGAGCATGAATTTTGGAGACTGGCAACTCTTCAGGGGAACC GTGATGGAGCTGCGTCATGTGGAGAATCAGGTCCTTCACGAGGAGGCCCCCAGTGAACAGGGTAGTTGTGTGGCGCCTCATGGCGAGCCCGGCAGGCGTCCAGGACCCGGGCAACACGGAGGTGTTGGCCACAGCGACACCTCCCCCATGTACAGCTTCAACCTAAGCTTTGAGGAGCTCACCAACGTGGGCCTGGATGAGCCCACCAGGCATGCCAACCCCCCTTGGATG ACCACCACACACCGAACTCCCAGTATGTCAAGCCTCAACTCTCAGGAGTCGTCCAACGACATCTGTAagctgacagacaaacagcaagCGGAGTATCGCAACGCCTACCAGGAGTACATTGCCCAGATGGCCCAGCTGGAGAGCTCAGGTAGCACAGCAGAGAAACCTGTGCAGCCACACCCTAACCAGTTCAAACACTCTGGGTCTGATGACAAGGCAAAGGACGGAGGAGAGCAAGACAGTCGCAAGTCCTTCTCCAAACGTAGCGGCGGGAAACCTGCCGCCGACGCGACAGACTACGCCTCCGCCGAAGCCGCCACTCTGGACCCCATCACCGAGGAAGACGAGAAGCCCGACCACGGCTCCTCCAAGTCGCTGCTGGGACGCAAGACCTCCGGGGAAAAGGTCGGCCTCTTCCAGGGAGCTGACCTCAAACTGAAGGCAGGAGGTGGTCTCCGATACCAGAAGCTGACCAGTGACGACGAGGAATCTGAAGAGTCAGACAACGCTCCTCTCCTCAAGGATGGGAAGAAGCCAGACACTAAAGAAACAGAGGGTGAAGATCGTTCTTTGGCGAAGGGTAAAGAGTACCTGTCCGATGGCATGCTGGACAAGAAGGATTCCTCCGACTCGGGCGTGCGTTCCAGCGAGAGCTCCCCCAACCACTCCCTTCAGGACGAGGAAGCCGACCTGTCCCAGTCGGAGCGGACCAACCTGATCGAACTGGACGAAGAGA CTGTGACCAGGATGTCCATCTGCTCCGAAGACCAGTGCAGCCTTTTGGCCAGCAGCCCTGAAGAGAGCTGGCCGTCCTCGAAGAGCTACAACCTGAACCGCACGCCGAGCAACACGACCCTTAACAACAACACCAACGCCCAGCAGAGCAACCGCCCACGTCAGCCTGCAGAAACCtcttccaccaccaccacctccacctccaccaccggCAGTGAGGTCATCGTTAACCCCAGCCCCAGTACCACCAACGCCACCCAGAACGAGAATGTGCGTGTGGTCCATCTGAAGAGGGGTCTGAATCCAGGGGTGCCGCCTGAGATCTGCACCGTgtcttcagacacagtcacttTTGGGGAGGAGCGTGAGAGCATCCTGTGA